TGAATTATGTGCGAGAAAGTAAAATGGCGAAAGAAGGATTCTTTGGAGTAGAATTGGATCAGACCATGAGGTGGTCCGTCAAAAAGGTTGACTTCCAAGAAGGCTATATATGTGAGTACAACTCTGCACCAAGTAAATCAAAAGTTCCATAAATCAGGTTTAGAATACAACACTCTCCTACAAACCAATCATGTCATTTGACAAGATATGAGCAGATGCCGGCCAGACTTAGCCGCGGCTAGTGCTTAATATACACCAGCTATACTATGCAACCACCCTCTTTTTTCGGAAGATGTGCCTGAAACAAAACGTGCGGTTTCAGGCTGAATTTTCCCGGACCCCCTGGACCACCCACCCCTTTCTCATAACGGAAATTTCCCCAGCTAATGTTTGGACGGGTAAATTCAAGTCCCGGACCACGCGGGGATGCCGATGTTACCGTACCTCGTTGTCCAGAATAGCCGGGACCCTCagccctcttcctcggtgTTGTCATGTGGACACTGTCGTGCCGAGATGGCCTCACTGAGTTGCCTTCCTGGGAAGGTCTCACACGGACGGCCCGGGCCTCGATCCTCCGGTAGTGCAAACGTGGACCGGGTAAAGCGAGCCCCTCTTTTGAGTTCAAGGTTTCGTGACTCGGAGATGAATGCCTTGTCTCATCCTGGCTCCGGAGGAGGCGGTATCCACCCGGAGTAATTTACATGAGGGAGCTCCGGTAGAGTACCTACGTAGTGCAATAAAAGCGACCGCATGGCTTCTCGATGACTTCTTTTTGCTTCCCAGGTCTCCTCACCGGTAAAATCGATCTAGCCAAGGCCCGACGGACCCTATTCAATTCTGTTCCGGTAGGTTCTTTTAGGAAATTCCTTTCGTCCTTGAAGCTTAATAGCTTCAGCTATACCGACAACGTCGTCGACTTCAGGCTGAGAAGATCCCGAAGTGACGTATATAAGACTCCGTGCTGACCAGATTTCATGTTTAGCAAGACATCATCTCCTGCCAACACAAATCACATCATCAGCACAAGTCAAAATGGTTTCTTTCAGCTACCTCCTCGCAGCCGTGTCTGCCTTCACCAGTGTTCTCGCCGTCCCTACGGCCGAGACCTCTGAGAACCCTGCCCTCTCCAAGCGCACTCAGAGCTCCACCGGCAACCACGGCGGATACTACTACTCCTTCTGGACTGACAACCCCAACACTGTCACCTATACCAACCAGAACGCTGGCCAGTTCAGCGTTTCCTGGAGCGGCAATCAGGGCAACTTTGTTGGTGGCAAGGGTTGGAACCCCGGTGCTGCTAGGTAAGAACACAGTCAAAGTTGTGTCTCTTCGTATACTGACGCCTGCTCTAGAACTATTAAGTACTCTGGCACCTACAACCCCAACGGCAACAGCTACCTCGCCGTCTACGGCTGGACTCGTAACCCTCTGATCGAGTACTACATCGTCGAGAACTTTGGAACCTACAACCCCTCTTCTGGCGCCACCAAGAAGGGAGAGGTCAACGTCGACGGTTCCGTCTACGACATCTACACCAGCACCCGCACCAACGCTCCCTCCATTGAGGGTACCCGCACTTTCCAGCAGTACTGGTCTGTCCGCCGCAACAAGCGCTCCAGCGGCTCTGTCAACACTGGTGCTCACTTCAACGCTTGGAGCAATGTTGGCCTGAAGCTTGGATCTTTCGATTACCAGATTCTTGCTGTTGAGGGTTACTACAGCTCTGGCTCTGCCACCATGACTGTTTCTTAAGGGACTTGAACAGCTTTCAGTGTCTTGAGGAATCTGATAAGGGGAATGTTTGTGGGATAGGAATTTCGTCGGTCCTTGGATTCTAGGTCAATCTTGCCTAAGGGTGTACACTCGTTGCGTGCCTACGGTCTCAACGGTCTTTGATTCTCGTACATAGCTTAGCTATCCCTGTTTTTAGGGGGAAGTGCCACTCATGCAGGTCGATAAATGCCAGTGAGCAGTAAATATACGTATCAGAAACCATACTTGATGTTGGATGTACTGGGGTCGTGCATTTAGCCGGTGCATGTAGATCCGGGTGTGACGTTCCTTCGCTTCCAAGGCAGTCCACATGCTTAAAAAGCTCCCCTATGATGCGTATGGTTGCATCGTTTTCCCAAAAAAGAGTCATTGAACCTATGCTAGGCTCTGATGGGCGTTGGTTAGCTGTAAGCTTCGAGGCAAGTTCGCTGGAGTTGAGTTGGCGGCCTTGTACATCAAGTGAAATGGCTCTAGACAATGGGAGCAGAAACCAAGAAAACGAAACACTGCGGTATGATTGGACAGCTGCTCACTTACCCGTGTTGTCCCGGAACCTCGGGCTTGGAATCCTAACCTTCTATAAGAAACACAGTCCGGGGATCTGTGGGGTCTACCATGTTTAGTTATCATGACCTTCCCGGTGTTGGTCGAAGAAACTCGCAAATATCTTCAAGAAGGGCATGTGAAACTTGATCCTTCTGATGATTCATTGCGGTTCTTCTTTATCTGCTTCTAATCCTTCAAGCCTCTCGGCAGATTGGCCCGCTCACTGGCTAATGTCAACATTTTGCCAAGCCTTGATGCAAGGGTCAATCTGGATGAACATTCACTGAAGGGCAAGGATTTGTGCCAGTAGGAATGTTCATCAGAGGATTCCACGCCACTTCCCGTCTGATCTACATGCGAAGGATGCGCTGGCATTGGGCTTGGCGTCGAATTGATTTTGGTGCTGCCAACACTCTTGTTTGCGTAGAGTCCGGGCCATTGATCAAGTCATGAGAGTTTTTTCTCCTTTCTCAATAGACCCTCATTTTCTGTATATTTAGTAACATTCACGTGGCACGATGATCATGGTAATTTCGTTTCGTCTGATGACTGAGACACGACACGAGGGCTTGTCCTATTGGAAGCAGGCATTCGTTTCAACTCCGTAAACGAAGGATTTGCACTAAACCGTACAGAGTGGTGCAGTGCGAGTGGCCTGAGTCTCTGAAAGAACGAGGTTTGATTGGATGCATTGACGTTACAGATGATCCTCCTTGATGCTCCTAAAAAGCAACAACCATGGGAGTTGCTCTCTAAAACTAGCATCGCGTTTTTTACATGTTTCTAGTATTTGAAGATGCCTGATTGAAAATTGCTCTCTTATAGAGGTAGCCAGATGTTGCAAGTTTCTTGGATCAAATGCCGTATTTCCAACACTAACAAGACAACGTATCCCTGCCTGCCTCTGCCTGGTAACGTAACTAAAAGCCATGACAACCAACAACGCTGACAAGGACCAACAAGACAACCAATCGGCAGGCAGCTTCAGGTGGGTCATGCTTAGATTACAGGGGATCATGCTGTTCCTGCGCCTCAGTTCAAAACCTCAAATATCTCGGTGCATCGCTCAGtaatcttcatcttcttcaccacAGTCGTTACCTCAACAAGTCAGCAAACCAGTTTATTACAATGACTAGACTTATACACGCCGTTCTCTTCTCTTGGGCCACCTTGGCCGTCGCCAGCGATGCGAAACAACAACCCGCGACGCTCCCTATCCTCAACGAGAGGACCTCACAGGGTTGCTTCAGCAAGCTCCCGGCCGGTGCTGAGCCTATAAAGGCCAAGTCTGTATTCATCAGCGGGGGATATTGCAACGAAGCCTGCCTGGACGCCAACAAAACTGTCGCCATTACCAGCCCTGACGGCTGCCACTGCGCCGACACGTACCCCCCCGAGTCGGCCCTGGTTAAGGACACTCAGTGTAACTACCCATGCCCTGCCTATCCGATGGAGGCTTGCGGTGGTAAGGATCCTGTGGCATACAGTGTCTTCAACACGGGCTTAGAGTTGGTGGTGGACAATGACGACGGCAAGACTGAGGCGTCCACCACCATCAGCAGCATCACGCCCCCCTCGACTCCTCTGTCTTCTAAGCTCCCTTCGACCACTACTGATGGCACCACTGCCGACGAAGCCACTGCCGTGAGCACCCCTACCAAGGGCGTTGCTGCTGAGGGCACCTCTGCCGACAGCACCAACGGCGCCCAGAGCACCCCGAGCGCCACTGGCACCGACGTCCCCAGCGCTGCCGCCCCTAGACTCTCATCGCCCGTCGGCAAGTTTGTCAGGATGTTCAAGGTCTTTTTCAGCTAGCGTTCTTCTGGCTGCCAGGGCTCGTATTTGCAGTACTTTCTAGGGATGAAAGTGCCAACTGTGGTCGGATTTGTATGGACCGGCTGGGTCCGGATAGAACTGGGAATAGGCTTCATAGCTGGACTAGACGTAAATGTACAAATATCTCTCTGTGAGGATCGTCAGCGTGATATGCCCCTCGTTGTTGATATGACATGAAGTGAGAATGTGCTTCGAACAACACTCGGGCACCATTTCGGTGGGATTATCCAACACCTGGGATTGGGCAAGATGAGAAGTTCCAGGGCCTTGAAAATGGCACCTTATGCAAAGTGTTACATAGGTGTACATAGATTTGAGCCCCATGCGGCAAAGGACGCGATGACTGACCTTAATACACCACCGAAACTTCATCCCCTGTTCTCACCACCCAACTCTCTACTTTCTCCATCCCCCACATGACTGTAAACAAATGCCGTGCAAACTCGTCCACCTGGGAAGCACCGACACCGCGTTCGAGAAGTGACGGGCCGTGGAGACTATAGATGAACAACGGGTCAGTGTGGCGAGCAACGGCCTCCCAACGCGCTGAAGAGGGCGCCTCCCACAATTTTGCATGGGTCGTGATCTGGATATCGCCCCCACACCCCTCGGCGAATTCGCCTCTGAGACTGTTGTAGACACCTGTGGCAAGGTTGCAAAGTAGCCAGGTTCGACGGATGGACTCGGAGAGGACAAAGGCTCGGTATAGGGCTGGGACGGGATCGACGTCTCCGATATGAGTTCCACCGTATGCCGGGGTAATGTTTCGTAATAGAGGAGCGAATGTTGTATCTTGGTTTACAGATTCCCATAGCTGAGTGTTCCAGGAATGAAGGGTACTCATTAGACTCTCAGCCCTGGCACGACGTTGAATAGAGGAAGCGAATAGTGCAAGAAGGATGTGAATGAGAAGGGCTTGCGTGCGGGCTAGATGATCTCTAGCAGAGAGTGAGTTGAAGGATATGGAGCTTGAAGCTGACTCCGAATTGAGTAGATTGGAGATGTGGGCGGATGAGATTGCACCGACAATGTTCTCGTTCTCGGCGGTGGCAGCGTTTGAAATGGCAATAGCAGAGTATGCATCTTGTATACACTGCGGGTAGCCTGACTCGGAATAAAGATGACGGTGGATGAAAGGGTTGTGGCCGTTGCGGACAAAGCGTGATAACCAGTCTTGTAGGCCCCGGATGAAGTTTGAGAAGACAGAAGCTGGGGGTATTGCATCTGGCGGTTTGTAATGGAACGCTACTGTCCAAGCTTGAGGCTGGAGGAACCAATCCAAGTCCCCAAATCTCCTCGTCAGCTGGACAGAGGCGGGGGGATCGATCATCGTACTCGAGGATGGTGTTGGCAAAAAGTTAAAAGATGGGCACATTAGACTTGCAGCCAACGCCGAGTCAAGCAGCGCCGAATCCGGGACAAGCCCGACGTGACTGTCACTACCTGCATCGCCATCGAAGCCAGTGGGGGCCCATACACCACTGAATCCATCGTCAGGAGCAGTGTCGATGGTGGTAGGGTCGGGCGGCGGACGTCGGCGGCTGGGCAGGACAGGTGGGTATGTGCAGACCATGTCCCTATCTAGACAGCGCGAGCACGACGGGAGTCTCTTGTCACATCGACGCTTGGTCTCGACGCACGCGAAGCAAGACGTTTGCTTGGACCGCCGACCCATGGCGAATCTTGAAGGCGAACGACGGCGGAGGGGAGTGATGATCGGAACAGGTTCCCCTTCAAACTGCGGTCATGCGGAGGATGGATCTGGTAGGTTTTGGGAGGTGCTGCGGACCTGGGTCGGAGGTATCAGGGATGCGCGTATTAGGTTCGAATAGTATCAGTGCATCTCCGCAAGCGCTCCGCCACCTCCGCCAGCGCCTATTCAAGAGATTTAGCGTCCCGGCTCATACCAGTGGTGACCAGGTAGCTAGTATAGGTTTACAAATTGTTGCGAATGCTTAACTCCCTTTAAAGAAGCCTACACCGGAAGTTTGGTTCTCTGAGAGGGTTGTCTCTACGTTGTCTCTGTTCTGCCCATCACAGTGAGCTTGCACACCATGACTACCGAACAGTGGAATCCTTTAGTAGATCTTCCAGATCTTCGCGGCAAGGTTGCTGTAGTGACGGGAGCCGGGTAAGTTCGAGTTGCACGGCGCAGTGCTTCAACTGATGCGCCCTCTTCTACAGGACTGGCATCGGATTCGCAACTGTCAAGCTACTTGCCCAGAAGGGAGCCAAGGTGTACTTGACCACTCGCAACGAATCAAAGGCTCTGCATGCAAAGGAGACCTTGATCAAGGACCCTGCTATCGATCCGGACAATGTCCAATGGTTGATACTTGACCTATTCGACCCAGTTAGCGTTAccgctgccgccgaggagTTGAAGAGAAGGGAGACAAAAGTTGAAATTCTAAGTATTTCCCAAGCCCTAACCTTGCGTATTGGTACGATCACTAACAAACTCCTAGTCAACAATGCAGCggcatcaacatcatccCGTGAATTGGTAGACGGCAAATACGAACAGCACATGGCTGCCAAGTAAGGAGAACCATCATTATGCTAAGAGCACATGACTGACGATTTACAGTCACATGGGACCTTTTCTGCTCACGAATCGCCTTTTGCCGCTTCTCAAAAATGCTTCTAGGGACGAGAATGCTGACGTCAGGATCATCAACGTCAGCTCCACGGCCCATATCAGCATGCTACCAAGTCATTTCAACTTTAACTTTGACTCAGCTACATGTTTCAGGGACCCGGTACCTTCTTACCCATGGCAGTGGAGGTTTATGGGTAAATTCTTCTTCGGCTTTGACATGATTCGCTATGGTGTATCAAAAGCGGCCGTGGTACTCTTCACACAAGAACTCCAGCGTCGGTTCGATGAGAAAGGTCTCCCTATAATATGTATCGCCGTGCACCCAGGAGAGGTCCTCACTGAAGGCGTGCTAGCCATCAACAATTTCCTCGTCAGGGCCATAGCGCGCATGTCGTTCATAAGCGCTGAACAAGGTGCCGCAAACTCGTTGTTTGCAGCTGCTGCGACCGAGGTCAGGGAGAATGTTGAAAAGTACAAGGGGAAGTTTCTCGTTCCAGTTGGGAAATTGGAAGATCCTAACCCAGTCGCTGAGGATGGTGGACAAGTCAAGGGTCTATGGGAGAATACAGTCATCGAGATCAACCAGTGGaccgccgagaagaagctaTCTCCGTTGCTGGCTATGTGAGATTGATATAACGAGGTAAACATAGGCACAAGGGCTTCTTGCATATTCTAGTCATTGTGAAGGGTTGCATGGTTGAAAGTTCTAGGCTATGGTTTTATTCGGCATTGGATTTTAATGTAGGCATATGTGTTTATTGTTTTTATAGCTGATGTCTTCTTTTGGAAGCGTCACCGAATCCACAAGGTTCCAGCGTTGATTGTATCTGTTCTTACGGCAGCAACATTAGAACGCGTGACGCGTTGCTGGGACTCATTAATAGACTGATTGCTCAGTTTCAAAGGTGCAGGCCAGTTCTTCGACATCTTTGCTCCCAGCGTATAGTGGCTTTCACCCTTCTTATCAGAGATGTCACTCACACCAGTACCTTCAACCCACTGCATGTGCCTCTTTCTGGGGACATTTGTTAACACCACAGCTTCACGATACACACACTCACCACGGCAAGAGAATGCGCACGTTTCGGGCAGTTCAAATCCAGTGGTTCAAGGAAAACTACAAAAAATCCACTGCGGGTGATCATCGTGGTGCTTTTCAAACTTGCCCACGGCGGGTTATCAAAGGCATGACAACCTGTGACTCTCTGATTCTGCTCAAGGTATTAGGAGTAGAACTTGTAATAGCTACAAGCTTCGAAACTACTATCCAGTTTGATAACCTCAAATTTTTGAGTGGTTATAAAGTAGTTGACATCTACAGCAAGAAACCCGGAGTAATCTGTTGAATGAAACGCTATTACTCCTCAATCTCAACTTCTACCAGCTCAGTAATCTTTCTCCTACCATCAATCCACTTAACTGTAGAGGTAATCAAACTAGTCTTCCTAACCTCCTGTCTTGTCTCATGGTTTTTTGTAGTAAACGTGGTGAGATGTGCGACTACACCTCCCTGCTTCTCAGCATCGTCCCACTTCAAGATCTCAGAGACGCTGTCGAGGGTCATGCCGCCACTACCACGGATGTACAGGATGCCTCCCTTCATCTCTTCATAGTTGAAGAGGCTATGATTGAGTCTAAGATACTGTTAAGTATCATTTATGTATGAGAATATACACTGCTGGAATGGCTTACTTGACTACCAGACCCGGATCAAGGTCTTCGTTCAAGGCCTTCAAGGCGACTTCATCCTCCGGTTGGTAGAAAATTGCATTGTTGATCTGCTTCACCCACTCGCCTAGAGACAGATTCTGTGACGACATCTTAATTGTATAAGGCGTGATAGACATCAAGTTGTGAGGTTGTAAGAGGGCAAGTGAACTGCGTAatgaggttcttgagctggTTATGGGAGGTAGATATATCCCGCCGGTCTCTGTGAACTTGTAACGAACTTTTTCAACCATTCAAAAGACATGTTTGATATCCATGTTCGACTACGACCTCTTGATTAATCATAGAACTTTCCATACGGAAACCAATCAAACGGATGGGCCTTCTCCGCGGCCGCATTCCTCCTCCGTCGCACCTCCGCAACAGGTCCATTACATCTCCACGACATAATAATACCTCCGTTACATCTCCGCGACATCTCCATCACATGTCCACTATACGAGTGTAAGTGGACCTCCCAAATTCCGTGCTCCGTAACCAGCATTACACCTAAAGCGCCAAGCCCTTTGCCTCTTCGAGGCTTACAGGTCGCTTTTGGTGAGCTTAGCGAGTGACCATATTCGGGGATGTGATTTCTAAGACATTTATACTATATTGTGGCCAAGAGTAATATTATCATTCTGCATCTGGCTCTCAATATTAGATGCGGTTTATCAAGGCTATTCGAAAGGCTTGATAGACTGCATCAAGGTGTGAATAGATGCAGTGTAAAACCTTATTCAAAATTGAAGCCGAGTTGGATAAGCCATATATTCGGCGCAattttcatcatcatccccagCCAAAATGTTGGCACAGAATTAGAGTCCTACGAATTGCAAAGTTAGGAATTCAGGGTCCGTATCCATGCGTCTTTTAACGTCCCCCGACCTTAGCTCATCAACATCCCACGCTGCCCAGGCGAAACGGCCGTGGAGGAAGGTGGCTTGAGACGTCGACGCCCAAAGTGCCCAGCGCCCAGGAAGATTCTCTATAGGACTTGGTTAGAACAACAATGCGTATCAGGGATTCAGACGACACCATGTAACACACAACATCCCGCTCAACAACACAAAAGACACAAGTAGTACAATGGATTTTCAGGCACATACCATCATCAAAGGGGAAGCTGTTCTCATCAAGGCCCGCAGATCGAGCCTTTTCGGAGAGAATCTGCCCAGGATGGAAAGTAACAATCTGTAATTTCTCACGGTCCACCTCCTCTGCAATCTTCTGAACCAGTAGGTGGCCTGACATCTTGCTTAAGGAGTAATCCGGGAGAGCAGACGCAATAGATGGAAGGTGAATCGCAGCAGTCGATACATAGACGATGTACTATCGCGGGATAATTAGTTACCGATTGATGTGTTTATTGGGGCACGTCCTTGTCATACCTTTTTCTTATCATCAGCACCCGGCTGCTTGTGCAGTCGCTGACAGAAATCAAGGATTGCCTTGACGTTTGTTTCGTACAGGGACCAAGTTTCTTCCAAGTCAGTTTCGAGGAgtggctgttgctgttgaccAAATTTGGCCGCGTTCAGAACAAGGACATCGACAAAGATACCCTCGTCGGAAAGGCTAGACCAAAGCCTGGCTACTTCCTCGGCGTTTGCAACATCACAAACCCGAGGAATGATGTTCACCTTGGGAAACGTTTCCGAAAGCTTGGAGGATGCCTGGTGCAGAACATCACTACGGCGACCAGTCAGGATGATGTTTGAAGCTGACGCCTCTGCATATGCTCGTGCAATTGCAAGCCCAATTCCGGCAGACCCGCCAGTGATCAGGATCGTCCTACCAAACTGGTTTAACTCGGGACGATGGGGTAGAAGGCTCGGATAAGGTGTCTTGTGAATTGTCGGAACGAGGCGAGGTGGTGCCACGACAAAACTGTTTTCAGATCCGTCTGTTTCTGTGGAGGTAGCCATGGTGAACTTGGTTTTTCGTTTGGCGTAGGTTGATACTAAGAGAGTAACAGCAAGATGAGAGAGAAGCGATGTGTTGTATATTTCTAGTGTCTAAGGCTTGACCCTCTTTTCATCAAACACAAGCCACCGTTTACTAACAACTAATTCCATATGGCATCAACGATAAGGCGAATTAAACATATCCCCCTTCATCCATTGTTCCTCCGCCGTTCCCCCGCCACATCTCCGATAGCTGCGAGGTAACCTACAGCCGCATGTACTGTCCGTTGTGTGTCTCGGACCCGGACTCTTGATTGTTGCCGAGCGGGACAAGATTCCGGAGACGCTATTCCAAAGATAGTTAAAGGAGATCAATATGCGGCCAAGGGCAGCATGCAGATTGATCGCTTTCCAATCGGAGACAGGGGACGATCCTCCGCCCAAATGGTTCATAGCGTCGGGCTACTGCGGAGGAAGTGAAGTTGGCGAAACGCACCTCCGCCGTTGTTATCCAGGGACAGACAACGATGGTCTACAAAGGAGGGAAAAGCAAAGACTTTGATAGTGAACAGTCAGTACAAAAAGGCTAGGATGGCCTCTAGCATAGCTCAGTACAACACAACACATCGTGAACCTTACACTTTACTTCGCCCATTACAACAAAGTTTCACCCTGATTGTCGCCTCGACATAGCTCAACCATGGCCGGAAACTCTCTAAGATTCGATGGGCGCGTCGCCATTGTGACCGGCTCAGGTCGAGGCCTGGGTCGCGAATAtgccctccttctcagccGTCTCGGCGCCGCCTTGGTGATCAACAGCACCAGCTCATCAACCGCAGAGGCAACTGCCAAAGAAATCACCGACGCTGGTGGCAAGGCCGTGGTCCAGATCGGTAGCGTGGCGGACCGCGAAGTTGCCAATGCAATCGTGAAAGCTGCCATCGACAACTTCGGACgcgtcgacatcatcatcaacaacgctgGCGGTGCTAATGGTGGTGAATTCGACCAGACTTCTGACGATAAGCTCTGGGACATGCTCGGCGTCCATGTGGGAGGGTCTTGGAAC
This region of Fusarium falciforme chromosome 5, complete sequence genomic DNA includes:
- a CDS encoding Endo-1,4-beta-xylanase, whose amino-acid sequence is MVSFSYLLAAVSAFTSVLAVPTAETSENPALSKRTQSSTGNHGGYYYSFWTDNPNTVTYTNQNAGQFSVSWSGNQGNFVGGKGWNPGAARTIKYSGTYNPNGNSYLAVYGWTRNPLIEYYIVENFGTYNPSSGATKKGEVNVDGSVYDIYTSTRTNAPSIEGTRTFQQYWSVRRNKRSSGSVNTGAHFNAWSNVGLKLGSFDYQILAVEGYYSSGSATMTVS
- a CDS encoding WSC domain-containing protein is translated as MTRLIHAVLFSWATLAVASDAKQQPATLPILNERTSQGCFSKLPAGAEPIKAKSVFISGGYCNEACLDANKTVAITSPDGCHCADTYPPESALVKDTQCNYPCPAYPMEACGGKDPVAYSVFNTGLELVVDNDDGKTEASTTISSITPPSTPLSSKLPSTTTDGTTADEATAVSTPTKGVAAEGTSADSTNGAQSTPSATGTDVPSAAAPRLSSPVGKFVRMFKVFFS
- a CDS encoding Zn(2)-C6 fungal-type domain-containing protein, giving the protein MGRRSKQTSCFACVETKRRCDKRLPSCSRCLDRDMVCTYPPVLPSRRRPPPDPTTIDTAPDDGFSGVWAPTGFDGDAGSDSHVGLVPDSALLDSALAASLMCPSFNFLPTPSSSTMIDPPASVQLTRRFGDLDWFLQPQAWTVAFHYKPPDAIPPASVFSNFIRGLQDWLSRFVRNGHNPFIHRHLYSESGYPQCIQDAYSAIAISNAATAENENIVGAISSAHISNLLNSESASSSISFNSLSARDHLARTQALLIHILLALFASSIQRRARAESLMSTLHSWNTQLWESVNQDTTFAPLLRNITPAYGGTHIGDVDPVPALYRAFVLSESIRRTWLLCNLATGVYNSLRGEFAEGCGGDIQITTHAKLWEAPSSARWEAVARHTDPLFIYSLHGPSLLERGVGASQVDEFARHLFTVMWGMEKVESWVVRTGDEVSVVY